A part of Salvelinus sp. IW2-2015 linkage group LG16, ASM291031v2, whole genome shotgun sequence genomic DNA contains:
- the rgl1 gene encoding ral guanine nucleotide dissociation stimulator-like 1 isoform X1 produces MISHYPLAILLPWPPGPHGHCSDMEASLLDGEGGVALQRYQARSPESSPRHWSSVQDWGEEVEEGAIYNVTLKRVQIQQAANKGARWLGAEGDRLPPGHTVSQLETCKIRSIRAGTLERLVETLLTAFGDNDLTYTSIFLSTYRAFASTHTVLQLLLDKYGIPEDSEGQMERCRPSETKGAVRTALASILRVWLDQCPEDFQEPPSYPCLHRVMAYLQRALPGSEPIRRAQSLLGQLQAEASLDPDSEGFSGGFHGNSSFCLGEDEEVEIEVQEDFLSFDADLVAEQLTYMDALLFKKVVPHHCLGSIWSQRDKKQNKHSASTIRATITQFNAVAACVVSTILHRRQIRPHLRARVIQRWIDVAQECRMRKNFSSLHAIVSALQSNPLYRLKRAWSCVHKDGISTFEELSDIFSDHNNYLTSRELLMREGTSKFANLEGCAKEHQKRIHKRLQLQKEMGAMQGTIPYLGTFLTDLTMLDTALPDLVEGGLINFEKRRREFEVIAQIKLLQSACNSYCLSADAAFLHWFKSQPQHSEEESYAMSCDIEGVGDSSPTSPKPRKSMVKRLSLLFLGVDSSAASSPLRETPRSPPTGSSGESMDSVSVSSSDSSPSESDGMAMTPIHTSDTQQNKLSESSSCTSLHSMDTTSSSASVPVTPASPSLPGPPCMHRRSVSLTPMSPSSPLPPAYNTQAQDACIIRVSLEQGNGNLYKSILLTSQDKTPAVISRAVAKHNLESEPGEGYELVQVISEERELVIPDNANVFYAMNTSANFDFLLRVRGTAGRPVQLRSRCASTLPRAQQRSSLSLRLSKVTL; encoded by the exons AGCTCGGTGCAGGACTGgggggaggaagtggaggagggagCAATATATAACGTGACACTGAAGAGGGTCCAGATCCAGCAGGCTGCCAACAAGGGAGCAAGATGGCTGGGG GCGGAGGGGGACCGGCTGCCCCCTGGCCACACAGTGAGCCAGCTGGAAACCTGTAAGATCCGGAGTATCCGGGCGGGAACGCTGGAACGGCTGGTGGAGACCCTGCTGACGGCGTTCGGGGACAATGACCTCACTTACACCAGCATCTTCCTGTCCACGTACCGCGCCTTCGCCAGCACACACACCGTGCTGCAGCTGCTGTTGGACAA ATATGGAATTCCAGAGGATAGTGAAGGACAGATGGAGCGATGTAGACCCTCTGAAACCAAAGGAGCCGTTCGAAC TGCCCTGGCCTCCATCCTTCGAGTCTGGCTGGACCAGTGTCCAGAGGACTTCCAGGAGCCTCCATCTTACCCCTGCCTCCACAGAGTCATGGCCTATCTACAGAGGGCCCTGCCTGGATCGGAGCCCATTCGTAGAGCCCAGAGTCTACTGGGGCAGCTACAAGCCGAGGCCAGTCTGGATCCAGACTCCGAGG GTTTCTCCGGCGGTTTCCATGGAAACAGCTCCTTCTGCCTGGGTGAGGATGAGGAAGTGGAGATCGAGGTCCAGGAAGATTTCCTGTCATTTGATGCAGATTTGGTGGCCGAGCAGCTAACCTATATGGATGCG ttGTTGTTCAAGAAGGTGGTTCCTCACCACTGCCTGGGTTCCATCTGGTCCCAGAGGGATAAGAAGCAAAACAAGCACAGTGCTTCCACCATCCGTGCCACCATCACCCAGTTCAATGCTGTGGCAGCATGTGTGGTCAGCACCATACTGCACCGACGCCAGATCCGCCCGCACCTCAGGGCACGGGTCATCCAGCGCTGGATAGACGTCGCTCAGGAGTGTCGCATGCGTAAGAACTTCTCCTCGTTGCACGCCATCGTATCTGCACTGCAGTCCAACCCACTCTACAGACTGAAGAGGGCCTGGTCCTGCGTGCACAA AGACGGCATCTCTACGTTCGAGGAACTATCAGACATCTTCTCAGATCACAACAACTACCTGACCAGCCGAGAGCTGCTGATGAGG GAGGGCACCTCTAAGTTTGCCAATCTGGAAGGCTGTGCTAAGGAGCACCAGAAACGCATTCACAAACGACTCCAGCTGCAGAAGGAAATG GGTGCCATGCAGGGGACGATACCTTACCTGGGCACCTTCCTGACAGACCTGACCATGCTAGATACTGCTCTACCAGACCTAGTAGAG GGTGGGCTCATCAACTTTGAGAAGAGGCGGAGG GAGTTTGAGGTGATTGCTCAGATCAAGCTGCTGCAGTCTGCGTGTAACAGCTACTGTCTGAGTGCTGACGCTGCCTTCCTGCACTGGTTCAAGAGCCAGCCCCAGCACAGCGAGGAGGAGAG CTATGCTATGTCTTGTGACATTGAAGGAGTGGGAGACAGCAGTCCTACTTCACCCAAACCTCGCAAGAGTATGGTCAAGAGACTTAGCCT ACTGTTTCTGGGTGTAGACTCCTCGGCAGCGAGTTCCCCGTTGAGGGAAACACCTCGGTCGCCCCCTACTGGCAGCTCTGGGGAGAGCATGGACTCAGTAAGTGTGTCGTCTAGTGACTCCAGCCCTTCAGAAAGCGATGGCATGGCCATGACACCTATACACACCTCCGACACTCAGCAGAACAAG TTGTCCGAGTCTTCTTCCTGTACTTCTCTCCACTCCATGGACACTACCTCATCATCAGCCAGTGTTCCAGTGACCccggcctctccctctctccccgggCCACCCTGCATGCACCGTCGCTCTGTCTCCCTGACACCCatgtccccctcctcccccctgccCCCTGCCTACAACACCCAGGCCCAGGACGCCTGCATCATCAGAGTCAGTCTGGAGCAGGGCAATGGCAACCTCTACAAGAGCATCCTG TTGACGAGTCAGGATAAGACTCCAGCAGTGATCTCTAGAGCTGTGGCCAAACACAACCTGGAGAGTGAGCCTGGGGAGGGATACGAGCTGGTGCAGGTCATCTCTGAGGAGAGAG AGCTGGTGATTCCAGACAACGCCAACGTCTTTTACGCCATGAACACCTCAGCCAATTTTGACTTCCTGCTGCGCGTGCGAGGCACCGCGGGGAGGCCGGTCCAGCTGAGAAGTCGCTGCGCCTCCACACTCCCCCGTGCCCAGCAGCGCTCCAGCCTGTCTCTGCGCCTCAGCAAGGTCACACTGTGA
- the rgl1 gene encoding ral guanine nucleotide dissociation stimulator-like 1 isoform X2, whose translation MREALTMRFAWKAKMSSVQDWGEEVEEGAIYNVTLKRVQIQQAANKGARWLGAEGDRLPPGHTVSQLETCKIRSIRAGTLERLVETLLTAFGDNDLTYTSIFLSTYRAFASTHTVLQLLLDKYGIPEDSEGQMERCRPSETKGAVRTALASILRVWLDQCPEDFQEPPSYPCLHRVMAYLQRALPGSEPIRRAQSLLGQLQAEASLDPDSEGFSGGFHGNSSFCLGEDEEVEIEVQEDFLSFDADLVAEQLTYMDALLFKKVVPHHCLGSIWSQRDKKQNKHSASTIRATITQFNAVAACVVSTILHRRQIRPHLRARVIQRWIDVAQECRMRKNFSSLHAIVSALQSNPLYRLKRAWSCVHKDGISTFEELSDIFSDHNNYLTSRELLMREGTSKFANLEGCAKEHQKRIHKRLQLQKEMGAMQGTIPYLGTFLTDLTMLDTALPDLVEGGLINFEKRRREFEVIAQIKLLQSACNSYCLSADAAFLHWFKSQPQHSEEESYAMSCDIEGVGDSSPTSPKPRKSMVKRLSLLFLGVDSSAASSPLRETPRSPPTGSSGESMDSVSVSSSDSSPSESDGMAMTPIHTSDTQQNKLSESSSCTSLHSMDTTSSSASVPVTPASPSLPGPPCMHRRSVSLTPMSPSSPLPPAYNTQAQDACIIRVSLEQGNGNLYKSILLTSQDKTPAVISRAVAKHNLESEPGEGYELVQVISEERELVIPDNANVFYAMNTSANFDFLLRVRGTAGRPVQLRSRCASTLPRAQQRSSLSLRLSKVTL comes from the exons ATGAGAGAAGCGCTGACCATGAGATTCGCCTGGAAAGCTAAGATG AGCTCGGTGCAGGACTGgggggaggaagtggaggagggagCAATATATAACGTGACACTGAAGAGGGTCCAGATCCAGCAGGCTGCCAACAAGGGAGCAAGATGGCTGGGG GCGGAGGGGGACCGGCTGCCCCCTGGCCACACAGTGAGCCAGCTGGAAACCTGTAAGATCCGGAGTATCCGGGCGGGAACGCTGGAACGGCTGGTGGAGACCCTGCTGACGGCGTTCGGGGACAATGACCTCACTTACACCAGCATCTTCCTGTCCACGTACCGCGCCTTCGCCAGCACACACACCGTGCTGCAGCTGCTGTTGGACAA ATATGGAATTCCAGAGGATAGTGAAGGACAGATGGAGCGATGTAGACCCTCTGAAACCAAAGGAGCCGTTCGAAC TGCCCTGGCCTCCATCCTTCGAGTCTGGCTGGACCAGTGTCCAGAGGACTTCCAGGAGCCTCCATCTTACCCCTGCCTCCACAGAGTCATGGCCTATCTACAGAGGGCCCTGCCTGGATCGGAGCCCATTCGTAGAGCCCAGAGTCTACTGGGGCAGCTACAAGCCGAGGCCAGTCTGGATCCAGACTCCGAGG GTTTCTCCGGCGGTTTCCATGGAAACAGCTCCTTCTGCCTGGGTGAGGATGAGGAAGTGGAGATCGAGGTCCAGGAAGATTTCCTGTCATTTGATGCAGATTTGGTGGCCGAGCAGCTAACCTATATGGATGCG ttGTTGTTCAAGAAGGTGGTTCCTCACCACTGCCTGGGTTCCATCTGGTCCCAGAGGGATAAGAAGCAAAACAAGCACAGTGCTTCCACCATCCGTGCCACCATCACCCAGTTCAATGCTGTGGCAGCATGTGTGGTCAGCACCATACTGCACCGACGCCAGATCCGCCCGCACCTCAGGGCACGGGTCATCCAGCGCTGGATAGACGTCGCTCAGGAGTGTCGCATGCGTAAGAACTTCTCCTCGTTGCACGCCATCGTATCTGCACTGCAGTCCAACCCACTCTACAGACTGAAGAGGGCCTGGTCCTGCGTGCACAA AGACGGCATCTCTACGTTCGAGGAACTATCAGACATCTTCTCAGATCACAACAACTACCTGACCAGCCGAGAGCTGCTGATGAGG GAGGGCACCTCTAAGTTTGCCAATCTGGAAGGCTGTGCTAAGGAGCACCAGAAACGCATTCACAAACGACTCCAGCTGCAGAAGGAAATG GGTGCCATGCAGGGGACGATACCTTACCTGGGCACCTTCCTGACAGACCTGACCATGCTAGATACTGCTCTACCAGACCTAGTAGAG GGTGGGCTCATCAACTTTGAGAAGAGGCGGAGG GAGTTTGAGGTGATTGCTCAGATCAAGCTGCTGCAGTCTGCGTGTAACAGCTACTGTCTGAGTGCTGACGCTGCCTTCCTGCACTGGTTCAAGAGCCAGCCCCAGCACAGCGAGGAGGAGAG CTATGCTATGTCTTGTGACATTGAAGGAGTGGGAGACAGCAGTCCTACTTCACCCAAACCTCGCAAGAGTATGGTCAAGAGACTTAGCCT ACTGTTTCTGGGTGTAGACTCCTCGGCAGCGAGTTCCCCGTTGAGGGAAACACCTCGGTCGCCCCCTACTGGCAGCTCTGGGGAGAGCATGGACTCAGTAAGTGTGTCGTCTAGTGACTCCAGCCCTTCAGAAAGCGATGGCATGGCCATGACACCTATACACACCTCCGACACTCAGCAGAACAAG TTGTCCGAGTCTTCTTCCTGTACTTCTCTCCACTCCATGGACACTACCTCATCATCAGCCAGTGTTCCAGTGACCccggcctctccctctctccccgggCCACCCTGCATGCACCGTCGCTCTGTCTCCCTGACACCCatgtccccctcctcccccctgccCCCTGCCTACAACACCCAGGCCCAGGACGCCTGCATCATCAGAGTCAGTCTGGAGCAGGGCAATGGCAACCTCTACAAGAGCATCCTG TTGACGAGTCAGGATAAGACTCCAGCAGTGATCTCTAGAGCTGTGGCCAAACACAACCTGGAGAGTGAGCCTGGGGAGGGATACGAGCTGGTGCAGGTCATCTCTGAGGAGAGAG AGCTGGTGATTCCAGACAACGCCAACGTCTTTTACGCCATGAACACCTCAGCCAATTTTGACTTCCTGCTGCGCGTGCGAGGCACCGCGGGGAGGCCGGTCCAGCTGAGAAGTCGCTGCGCCTCCACACTCCCCCGTGCCCAGCAGCGCTCCAGCCTGTCTCTGCGCCTCAGCAAGGTCACACTGTGA